Proteins co-encoded in one Actinomycetota bacterium genomic window:
- the rplO gene encoding 50S ribosomal protein L15, with product MQLHDLFPAPGSRKPRKRVGRGNGSGHGSTAGRGDKGQLSRSGGGKGPGFEGGQNPLHMRMPKLRGFKNRFRTEYAIVNVSRLEEKFDKGDVVDVDAMFEKGLIKSKVAPVKILGDGEITKSLAVKVDRISGPARAKIEAAGGTVDSL from the coding sequence ATGCAGCTGCACGACCTGTTTCCGGCTCCCGGGAGCCGCAAGCCCCGCAAGCGAGTCGGTCGCGGCAACGGTTCCGGGCACGGCAGTACCGCCGGTCGCGGTGACAAGGGTCAGCTTTCCCGGTCAGGTGGCGGCAAGGGTCCCGGCTTCGAGGGTGGGCAGAACCCGCTGCACATGCGGATGCCCAAGCTTCGCGGCTTCAAGAACCGCTTCCGCACCGAGTACGCGATCGTGAACGTCTCCCGGCTCGAGGAGAAGTTCGACAAGGGCGACGTCGTGGATGTGGATGCGATGTTCGAGAAGGGCCTGATCAAGTCCAAAGTGGCCCCTGTGAAGATTCTCGGCGACGGTGAGATCACCAAGTCGCTTGCGGTCAAGGTCGACAGGATCTCAGGTCCGGCCCGGGCCAAGATCGAGGCAGCCGGAGGGACGGTCGATTCGCTGTGA
- the secY gene encoding preprotein translocase subunit SecY, with protein MIEALANAFRVPELRRRILFTLLIIGVYRLGAHIPVPGVDVAAIQGIIEGTASLDLLNLFSGGGLERFAVFSLGIMPYITATIIMQLLQGVIPKIEQWYKEGESGQRKITQASRYLTLGIALLESIGLLTVFRSTIGGSGFNLVTNAVIVITLIAGTALIMWMGELITQRGIGNGMSLLIFASIVARFPVAIYQSLRLGNFGMVIAMMLIFVFVIAAIIYMERGQRRIPVQYAKRVVGRKVYGGSGTYIPLKVNGAGVIPIIFASALLFFPAQLAQLTNNVTIGRIGTAMSSGWVYYVFFGGLVVFFTYFYTALVFNPIDLADNLRKNGGFIPGVRPGKATVNYIESVMNRITLPGAVFIALIAIAPTMLFRVTGVTILETFGGTSILIMVGVALETMTQLESQLKMRHYDGFFK; from the coding sequence GTGATCGAGGCACTTGCGAATGCGTTTCGGGTACCCGAACTCAGGCGTCGCATACTCTTCACGCTTCTGATCATCGGTGTGTACCGCCTGGGGGCACACATTCCGGTTCCCGGCGTTGACGTTGCCGCTATCCAGGGCATTATCGAGGGTACGGCCTCGCTGGACCTCCTCAACCTGTTCTCTGGAGGTGGTCTCGAGCGGTTCGCCGTATTCTCGCTTGGAATCATGCCCTACATCACTGCAACGATCATCATGCAGCTCCTTCAGGGCGTGATACCCAAGATCGAGCAGTGGTACAAGGAGGGCGAGTCGGGACAGCGCAAAATCACGCAGGCTTCGCGCTACCTGACGCTCGGCATCGCCCTGCTCGAGTCGATCGGTCTGCTCACGGTGTTCCGCTCGACCATTGGTGGCTCAGGGTTCAACCTGGTCACAAACGCGGTCATCGTCATCACCCTCATTGCGGGCACGGCGCTCATCATGTGGATGGGAGAGCTGATCACCCAGCGTGGCATCGGCAACGGGATGTCGCTGCTCATCTTTGCGAGCATCGTGGCGCGCTTCCCGGTTGCGATCTACCAGTCTCTGCGCCTGGGTAACTTCGGAATGGTCATCGCAATGATGCTCATCTTCGTGTTCGTTATCGCAGCGATCATCTACATGGAGCGCGGCCAGCGTAGGATCCCTGTCCAGTACGCCAAGCGGGTTGTCGGACGCAAGGTGTACGGCGGTTCGGGCACGTACATCCCCCTGAAGGTCAACGGCGCCGGCGTCATCCCTATCATCTTCGCGTCCGCGCTCCTGTTCTTCCCGGCTCAACTCGCGCAGCTCACGAACAATGTGACGATAGGGCGCATCGGGACAGCGATGTCGAGCGGATGGGTCTACTACGTGTTCTTCGGTGGGCTGGTCGTGTTCTTCACGTACTTCTACACGGCCCTGGTGTTCAACCCGATAGACCTGGCTGACAACCTGCGCAAGAACGGTGGATTCATTCCCGGAGTGCGCCCCGGCAAGGCGACGGTGAACTACATCGAGTCCGTCATGAATCGCATCACGTTGCCGGGCGCGGTCTTCATCGCCCTCATCGCCATAGCGCCGACGATGCTCTTCCGCGTCACGGGGGTCACGATCCTCGAGACGTTCGGGGGTACGTCGATACTCATCATGGTCGGCGTGGCGCTCGAGACGATGACTCAGCTGGAAAGCCAGCTGAAGATGCGTCACTACGACGGGTTCTTCAAGTAG
- a CDS encoding adenylate kinase, with product MNTALLGAPGAGKGTQAAMMIDMWSLVHISTGDILRKAVADGTSLGLEAKRYMDSGELVPDSVVIGLVKSRITEPDAQKGFILDGFPRTVAQAEALDVALAELGMALDAVVSIDVDRDVIVARLTSRRTCRACGRITNADEGDTCEACGGELYQRDDDTEATVRNRLSVYDTSTSPLVAYYAGKGLLREIDGDRRVDAVFADIVATLGK from the coding sequence ATGAACACCGCCCTGTTGGGTGCCCCGGGAGCGGGCAAGGGTACGCAGGCGGCCATGATGATCGACATGTGGAGTCTAGTCCACATCTCGACAGGCGATATCCTGCGCAAGGCGGTGGCCGACGGTACGTCGCTGGGTCTTGAAGCCAAGCGCTACATGGATTCGGGCGAGCTTGTCCCTGACTCCGTCGTGATAGGTCTTGTAAAGTCCCGAATCACCGAACCTGACGCCCAGAAGGGTTTCATACTCGATGGCTTCCCCCGCACGGTCGCACAGGCAGAGGCTCTCGATGTGGCGCTCGCTGAGCTAGGTATGGCCCTCGACGCGGTCGTGAGCATCGACGTCGACCGCGACGTGATCGTGGCGCGTCTGACCTCACGGAGGACCTGTCGTGCTTGCGGCCGTATCACGAACGCCGATGAGGGCGACACGTGCGAGGCGTGTGGCGGGGAGCTGTATCAGCGCGATGACGATACCGAAGCAACAGTCCGCAACCGGCTCTCGGTCTACGACACGTCGACCTCCCCGCTAGTTGCCTACTATGCGGGCAAAGGCCTTCTGCGCGAGATCGACGGCGACCGTCGGGTCGATGCGGTGTTCGCGGACATCGTAGCGACCCTCGGCAAGTAG
- the map gene encoding type I methionyl aminopeptidase, with translation MIITKSAEEISIMREAGRVTARTLRMVGEAVRPGATTADLDELAEEVIRSAGARPAFKGYHGFPATICASLNCEVVHGIPTKHRRLKEGDILSVDVGAIVDGYYGDSAMTFSVGEVAAETRRLLEVTQRCLEAGIARCHPDMRLYDISNAVQNVAESAGFSVVREYVGHGIGQAMHEDPQIPNFGPAGKGPTLVEGMVFAIEPMINAGGADVRSLDDGWTVVTSDGTPSAHFEHTVVVGRDGPVILTLE, from the coding sequence GTGATCATCACCAAGTCCGCCGAAGAGATCTCCATCATGCGAGAGGCCGGCCGGGTAACTGCCCGGACGCTGCGCATGGTAGGCGAGGCAGTGCGACCCGGAGCCACCACAGCGGATCTCGATGAGTTGGCCGAGGAGGTTATTCGCTCGGCGGGCGCCCGTCCCGCATTCAAGGGCTATCACGGGTTCCCGGCGACGATATGTGCCTCCCTGAACTGTGAGGTCGTCCACGGAATCCCTACGAAGCACCGCCGCCTCAAGGAGGGCGACATTCTCTCGGTAGATGTGGGCGCGATCGTCGATGGATACTACGGCGACAGCGCCATGACGTTTTCCGTCGGAGAGGTCGCCGCAGAAACGCGGCGTTTGCTCGAGGTGACGCAGCGCTGTCTTGAGGCGGGTATCGCCCGGTGTCACCCCGACATGCGTCTCTATGACATCTCCAACGCAGTCCAGAACGTGGCCGAGTCGGCTGGCTTCTCGGTTGTGCGCGAGTATGTGGGGCACGGGATCGGGCAGGCGATGCATGAGGACCCGCAGATTCCGAACTTCGGGCCGGCCGGGAAGGGACCGACCCTCGTCGAGGGCATGGTGTTCGCGATCGAGCCAATGATCAACGCAGGTGGAGCGGATGTGCGATCACTCGATGACGGGTGGACGGTGGTCACGTCAGACGGGACTCCCTCCGCGCATTTCGAGCACACTGTCGTGGTAGGGCGGGACGGTCCCGTCATTCTGACCCTCGAATGA
- the infA gene encoding translation initiation factor IF-1: protein MSKREDAIEMEGTVSEPLPNAMFRVELENGHKVLAHISGKMRMHYIRILPGDKVVVELSPYDLSRGRITYRYK, encoded by the coding sequence GTGAGTAAGCGTGAGGACGCTATAGAGATGGAAGGCACGGTGTCCGAACCGTTGCCGAATGCGATGTTTCGCGTGGAGTTGGAAAACGGCCACAAGGTTCTCGCCCACATCTCCGGCAAGATGCGCATGCACTACATCCGCATTCTGCCAGGCGACAAAGTCGTCGTAGAGCTTTCACCGTACGATCTGTCGAGGGGTCGCATCACGTACCGGTACAAGTAA
- the rpmJ gene encoding 50S ribosomal protein L36 — translation MKVRPSVKRMCDKCKVIRRHGRVLVICDNPRHKQRQG, via the coding sequence ATGAAGGTACGACCTTCAGTCAAGAGAATGTGTGACAAGTGCAAGGTTATCCGCCGTCATGGGCGTGTCCTTGTGATCTGCGACAACCCCCGCCATAAGCAGCGGCAGGGTTAG
- the rpsM gene encoding 30S ribosomal protein S13 — MARISGVDLPRDKRVEIGLTYIYGIGLTTSQTILRDTGIDPDTRVRNLTEEEVVRLREVIDRGLKVEGDLRREVSQNIKRLMEIGCYRGLRHRRGLPVRGQRTHTNARTRKGPRRQIGAKKKGK; from the coding sequence GTGGCCCGTATATCAGGCGTCGACCTCCCGCGCGACAAGCGCGTAGAGATCGGCTTGACCTACATCTACGGCATCGGTCTGACGACCAGTCAGACCATCCTGCGTGATACCGGTATCGATCCGGACACGCGTGTTCGCAATCTCACCGAGGAGGAAGTCGTCCGCCTCCGTGAAGTCATCGATCGCGGCCTCAAGGTCGAAGGTGACCTTCGTCGTGAGGTGAGCCAGAACATCAAGCGTCTGATGGAAATCGGCTGCTACCGTGGCCTTCGCCACCGCCGCGGCCTTCCGGTTCGTGGCCAGCGCACGCACACCAATGCGCGTACGCGTAAGGGGCCGCGTCGTCAGATCGGCGCGAAGAAGAAGGGCAAGTAA
- the rpsK gene encoding 30S ribosomal protein S11: MPAKKKTAKTRVRRSERKNIAVGAAHIKSTFNNTIITITDPQGNVISWQSAGTVGFKGSRKSTPFAAQMAAEACAKMAQEHGVRKVAVFVKGPGSGRETAIRSLQAAGLEISSIQDCTPVPHNGCRPRKRRRV; the protein is encoded by the coding sequence ATGCCAGCCAAGAAGAAGACAGCGAAGACGCGCGTACGCCGCAGCGAGCGCAAGAACATCGCCGTGGGTGCCGCTCATATCAAGAGCACGTTCAACAACACGATCATCACCATCACCGATCCTCAGGGCAACGTGATCTCCTGGCAATCGGCCGGTACCGTGGGCTTCAAGGGCTCGCGCAAGTCGACGCCGTTCGCCGCGCAGATGGCCGCCGAGGCCTGCGCGAAGATGGCCCAGGAGCATGGCGTCCGCAAGGTGGCTGTGTTCGTGAAGGGTCCCGGCTCCGGCCGAGAGACCGCAATCCGCTCGCTCCAGGCCGCTGGCCTGGAGATCTCGAGCATCCAGGATTGCACCCCCGTCCCGCACAACGGTTGCCGGCCGCGCAAGCGCCGTCGCGTGTAA
- the rpsD gene encoding 30S ribosomal protein S4, protein MARYTGADCRMCRREGIKLFLKGDRCYSDKCGVERRPYPPGQAGKRRPRDSEYRVQLREKQKTKRIYGLLEKQFRNYYELANRQSGITGVNLLRLLESRLDNVVYRFGFAKSRDEARQVVRHGHIAVNGRKVDIPSYRVRPGDSVTVGDKSKDLLVIKTALISSEKIEVPGWLEVDIEKLAGKVLSLPERDQIDAPVREQLIVELYSK, encoded by the coding sequence ATGGCACGTTATACCGGGGCGGACTGCCGAATGTGCCGCCGCGAAGGAATCAAGCTGTTTCTGAAGGGCGATCGCTGCTACAGCGATAAGTGCGGCGTCGAGCGCCGCCCGTATCCGCCGGGTCAAGCCGGCAAGCGTCGTCCGCGTGACAGCGAGTATCGCGTTCAGCTTCGCGAGAAGCAGAAGACCAAGAGGATATATGGTCTGCTCGAGAAGCAGTTCCGCAACTACTACGAGCTTGCCAATCGCCAGTCGGGCATCACAGGTGTGAACCTCCTGCGCCTGCTTGAGAGCCGTCTGGATAATGTCGTTTACCGATTCGGTTTTGCGAAGTCGCGCGACGAGGCCCGTCAGGTCGTCCGTCACGGTCACATCGCCGTGAACGGTCGCAAGGTGGACATCCCCTCCTATCGCGTACGCCCGGGCGACAGTGTCACCGTCGGCGACAAGTCCAAGGACCTGCTCGTCATAAAGACAGCCCTCATCTCTTCGGAGAAGATCGAGGTTCCGGGATGGCTCGAGGTAGATATCGAGAAGCTGGCCGGCAAAGTGCTGTCCCTGCCCGAGCGCGACCAGATCGACGCTCCCGTCCGTGAGCAGCTCATCGTCGAGCTGTACTCGAAGTAG
- a CDS encoding DNA-directed RNA polymerase subunit alpha, giving the protein MTEFMRPQVTVEPVDERVARYIVEPLERGFGYTLGNCMRRVLLSSLQGAAATSVRVEGAHHEFTSMEGVREDLTDVVLNIKGLVFRETGIGNADAVATLSASGAGEAKGADLKVPAEFELVNPEHVIATLNRGAKLEMGIRIEVGRGYVSADRNKRSEDPIGVITVDSLFSPVIRCAYVVENTRVGQRTDYDKLILEVETNGAIDPGDAVARAGRIIDEHMALFVEQASSSLPDDGIFAAVVDESESVLDTSIDDLDLSVRSYNCLKRQGINTVGQLTECSEADLLNIRNFGAKSIEEVKDKLQQMGLGLKS; this is encoded by the coding sequence ATGACAGAGTTCATGAGACCGCAGGTAACCGTCGAGCCGGTCGACGAGCGCGTTGCGCGCTACATCGTCGAGCCGCTTGAGCGCGGCTTCGGGTACACGCTCGGAAACTGCATGCGCAGGGTTCTGCTGTCTTCGCTGCAGGGTGCGGCCGCGACATCGGTTCGGGTCGAGGGCGCGCATCACGAGTTCACCTCCATGGAGGGCGTACGCGAGGATCTCACCGATGTTGTCCTCAACATCAAAGGCCTTGTGTTCCGCGAAACCGGAATCGGCAACGCGGATGCAGTCGCGACGTTGTCCGCCAGTGGTGCCGGCGAGGCGAAGGGTGCCGACCTCAAGGTCCCGGCCGAGTTCGAGCTGGTCAACCCCGAGCACGTGATTGCCACGCTGAACAGGGGCGCCAAGCTTGAGATGGGTATCCGCATCGAAGTAGGCCGTGGATATGTCTCGGCCGATCGCAACAAACGTTCCGAGGATCCCATCGGGGTCATTACGGTCGACTCGCTGTTCAGCCCGGTGATTCGCTGCGCCTACGTCGTGGAGAACACGCGTGTCGGTCAGCGGACGGACTACGACAAGCTGATTCTGGAAGTCGAGACCAATGGCGCCATCGATCCGGGCGACGCCGTCGCGCGGGCCGGTCGAATCATCGACGAGCACATGGCCCTCTTTGTCGAGCAGGCGTCTTCCAGCTTGCCCGACGACGGGATCTTCGCGGCAGTGGTCGATGAGAGTGAGAGCGTTCTAGACACATCGATCGACGACCTCGACCTGTCGGTGCGGTCGTACAACTGCTTGAAGCGTCAGGGAATCAACACGGTCGGGCAGCTGACCGAGTGCAGTGAAGCCGACCTGCTCAACATCAGGAACTTCGGCGCCAAGTCCATCGAAGAAGTGAAGGACAAGCTCCAGCAAATGGGCTTGGGCCTCAAGTCATAG
- a CDS encoding energy-coupling factor transporter ATPase: protein MIRFDEVTYAYPGEPSGRPAVCGVTLEVARGELVTVLGPNGSGKSTIARLTNGLLAPGTGEVTVDGIDTCDRATAWEIRSRVGLVFQNPDNQIVGTVVEEDVAFGPENLGVARGELRARVDRALETVGLSGLERREPHLLSGGQKQRLAIAGALAMEPAYLVLDEPTAMLDPRGRSDVLQLIDELRHAGRGIMHITHHLADMVRADRVIVMGEGAVAWTGTPGDLLGDRGLVDALHLRLPAAARLAEAFRELGVSVPAEAIDAGSLVEALWP from the coding sequence ATGATTCGTTTCGATGAAGTCACATATGCCTATCCCGGTGAGCCGAGCGGCCGACCGGCGGTCTGCGGCGTGACTCTCGAGGTGGCACGCGGCGAGCTGGTCACCGTCCTTGGCCCAAACGGGTCAGGGAAGTCGACCATCGCGCGGCTGACGAACGGACTTCTCGCTCCCGGTACCGGCGAAGTGACGGTGGACGGTATCGACACCTGCGACCGGGCGACCGCGTGGGAGATCCGGAGTCGGGTGGGACTCGTGTTCCAGAATCCCGACAACCAGATTGTCGGCACGGTGGTCGAAGAGGATGTGGCCTTCGGGCCCGAGAACCTGGGGGTTGCGCGAGGCGAGTTGCGTGCACGGGTCGACCGGGCGCTTGAGACCGTCGGACTATCGGGACTGGAGAGGCGAGAGCCACATCTGCTGTCGGGCGGCCAGAAGCAGCGTCTCGCCATCGCCGGAGCACTGGCGATGGAACCGGCCTATCTGGTGCTCGATGAGCCGACTGCCATGCTCGACCCTCGCGGTCGCTCCGATGTGTTGCAGCTGATCGACGAGCTCCGCCACGCCGGACGCGGAATCATGCACATCACCCATCATCTTGCGGACATGGTGCGCGCCGACCGCGTCATCGTGATGGGCGAAGGGGCTGTCGCGTGGACAGGCACGCCGGGCGACCTCCTTGGCGATAGGGGTCTCGTTGACGCGCTCCACCTTCGTCTTCCTGCCGCTGCCCGGCTTGCGGAAGCGTTTCGCGAACTCGGGGTCTCTGTGCCCGCAGAGGCTATCGACGCCGGGAGTCTGGTGGAGGCGCTGTGGCCCTGA
- a CDS encoding ATP-binding cassette domain-containing protein, with the protein MALILDNVSFAYGEGTQFATPAVRRVGLSVGRGELTLVLGPTGSGKSTLLRLAAGLLRPTGGLVTLDGQAVKGVVAGEREGVGLLFQSPETQLFAETVVQDVEFGPVNQGRRPQDAREDAVWALESVGLDPESFGDRSPFTLSGGEARRAALAGVLASRPGYLLLDEPTAGLDADGRAAVVELIIGLKEHAGIAVVTHDAEEFLPHCDRVLVLTGGARVFEGSPEELLVDVGVLEEAGLFVPDVLRIQLEAVRRGAVLERFELDPDRAATALVRAGVGRT; encoded by the coding sequence GTGGCCCTGATCCTCGACAACGTCAGCTTCGCGTACGGCGAGGGCACACAGTTCGCGACGCCAGCGGTGCGACGCGTGGGCCTCTCGGTCGGCCGAGGAGAACTCACGCTGGTGCTCGGGCCCACCGGGTCGGGCAAGTCGACGCTCCTTCGGCTTGCGGCCGGCCTGCTTCGACCGACTGGCGGGCTGGTCACGCTTGACGGACAAGCGGTCAAGGGCGTGGTGGCGGGGGAGCGTGAGGGAGTCGGGCTCTTGTTTCAGTCGCCTGAGACCCAGCTGTTCGCCGAGACCGTCGTCCAGGACGTGGAGTTCGGCCCCGTGAACCAGGGCAGGAGGCCACAGGACGCCAGGGAGGACGCCGTATGGGCACTCGAGAGCGTCGGCCTCGATCCGGAATCGTTCGGCGACAGATCGCCGTTCACGCTGTCGGGTGGAGAAGCGCGCCGCGCAGCACTCGCGGGCGTTCTCGCGTCCCGGCCGGGCTACTTGTTGCTTGACGAGCCCACGGCAGGACTCGATGCGGACGGCCGTGCTGCGGTAGTCGAACTCATCATCGGGCTGAAGGAGCACGCAGGCATCGCCGTCGTGACCCATGATGCCGAGGAGTTCCTTCCCCATTGCGACCGGGTGCTCGTGCTGACCGGAGGGGCACGAGTGTTCGAGGGCTCGCCCGAAGAGCTCCTGGTCGACGTTGGCGTGCTCGAGGAGGCTGGGCTGTTCGTTCCCGATGTGTTGCGTATCCAGCTTGAGGCAGTGAGGCGTGGAGCGGTGCTCGAGCGCTTCGAGCTCGACCCGGATCGTGCCGCGACAGCGCTCGTGCGGGCGGGGGTGGGTCGCACTTGA
- a CDS encoding energy-coupling factor transporter transmembrane component T, with product MRPPVPFGQYVPIDSPVHRLEARAKMGLVGAFTALLFAAEGFAGLALAAAVVGATIGVSRVPWRLAMRGLRAIAFILGFTLLAHALRWNPATASLVRLGPLAIDGAGLLTGAFFSLRIVLLVMGTSLLTLTTSPVQLTDGIERLMKPLALAGVPVGDLAMMLTVALRFIPTTAEEAEKIILAQASRGARFDRGGPVARARAYVPVLVPLFVNLFRRADELATAMETRCYRGGSGRTRLHESRMRAVDWLVLALGVAVMTVGAVLL from the coding sequence TTGAGACCGCCGGTTCCATTCGGGCAGTACGTCCCGATCGACTCCCCCGTCCACCGGCTTGAAGCGCGAGCCAAGATGGGGCTTGTGGGCGCGTTCACGGCGCTGCTCTTCGCGGCCGAAGGCTTCGCGGGACTCGCTCTCGCGGCGGCCGTCGTAGGCGCGACGATCGGCGTGTCCCGGGTACCTTGGCGTCTCGCGATGCGGGGACTGCGGGCGATAGCCTTCATCCTCGGCTTCACGCTGCTTGCGCACGCCCTGCGGTGGAATCCCGCCACGGCTTCGCTCGTCCGCCTCGGGCCGCTGGCGATCGACGGGGCCGGTCTGCTGACCGGAGCGTTCTTCTCGCTCAGGATCGTCTTGCTGGTCATGGGGACATCCCTGCTCACCCTCACAACATCTCCCGTGCAGCTCACGGACGGTATCGAGCGCCTGATGAAACCACTCGCGCTCGCGGGTGTTCCCGTTGGGGATCTCGCGATGATGTTGACGGTGGCGCTACGCTTCATACCGACGACGGCCGAGGAGGCGGAGAAGATCATCCTGGCGCAGGCGTCCCGGGGTGCACGCTTCGATCGTGGCGGGCCGGTCGCCCGTGCGCGTGCGTACGTGCCTGTGCTTGTGCCTCTCTTCGTGAACCTCTTCCGGCGTGCGGACGAGCTGGCAACGGCCATGGAGACCCGATGCTATCGTGGAGGAAGCGGTCGGACCCGGTTGCACGAGAGCCGGATGAGAGCTGTCGATTGGCTCGTGCTCGCGCTCGGTGTGGCCGTGATGACTGTCGGTGCCGTGCTGCTCTAG
- the truA gene encoding tRNA pseudouridine(38-40) synthase TruA, giving the protein MGGKTIAITVSYDGARFAGFARQPGLDTVQGRIETALRTVLRCDIEIVGAGRTDAGVHALGQVVSFDVPSDHEVDTHALARSLNALAGPDVVVREVREADPGFSARFDAVSREYRYRIVPGPVPPLFLRDLAWWPKVPLELRAMRRAADALVGEHDFRSFCATESAEGKRTVRHVELVEVLPAEELGEHCVVVRVVGNAFLHSMVRVMVGTLVEVGAGRSEEGWVAEVLSARDRVAAGPTAPAHGLTLWHVDYPDEVWL; this is encoded by the coding sequence GTGGGGGGCAAGACGATCGCTATCACAGTGTCCTACGACGGTGCCCGCTTCGCCGGCTTCGCCCGGCAGCCCGGCCTCGATACGGTGCAGGGACGTATCGAGACCGCGTTGCGCACGGTTCTGCGCTGCGACATCGAGATTGTCGGTGCCGGGCGGACCGACGCCGGCGTGCATGCCTTGGGCCAGGTCGTGAGTTTCGATGTGCCATCGGATCACGAGGTAGACACGCACGCGTTGGCTCGTTCGCTGAACGCCTTGGCCGGACCAGATGTCGTCGTGCGCGAGGTTCGCGAGGCAGATCCCGGGTTTTCCGCCCGCTTCGATGCAGTGTCTCGTGAGTATCGCTACCGTATTGTGCCCGGTCCCGTGCCCCCGCTCTTTCTGCGGGACCTCGCCTGGTGGCCGAAGGTGCCCCTCGAGCTTCGTGCGATGCGGCGGGCGGCCGACGCGCTGGTGGGCGAGCACGACTTCCGATCCTTCTGCGCTACCGAGAGCGCCGAAGGCAAGCGCACCGTGCGCCACGTCGAGCTTGTCGAAGTACTACCCGCCGAGGAGCTTGGCGAGCACTGCGTTGTCGTCCGTGTAGTAGGCAACGCGTTCCTGCACTCAATGGTTCGGGTGATGGTGGGCACGCTGGTCGAGGTTGGCGCCGGCCGCAGTGAGGAGGGGTGGGTAGCCGAAGTGCTCTCGGCGCGAGACCGCGTTGCCGCCGGTCCGACCGCCCCCGCTCACGGTTTGACGCTTTGGCACGTGGACTATCCTGATGAGGTCTGGCTGTAG
- the rplM gene encoding 50S ribosomal protein L13, protein MKTYYAKAGEVEREWLLVDATDMVLGRLASEIAQILKGKRKPQYTPHIDVGDFVVVINAEKVRLTGNKMDDKIVYRHSGFPGGLKEVPISVMLEKHPERVIEKAVKGMLPKNTLGRAMGKKLKVYAGPNHRNAAQKPRQITLEG, encoded by the coding sequence TTGAAGACGTACTATGCCAAGGCCGGTGAAGTCGAGCGCGAGTGGCTGCTCGTCGACGCTACCGACATGGTGCTGGGTCGGCTCGCGAGCGAGATCGCCCAGATCCTGAAGGGGAAGCGCAAGCCGCAGTACACGCCCCACATCGATGTGGGCGATTTCGTCGTTGTGATCAATGCAGAGAAGGTCCGGCTCACAGGAAACAAGATGGATGACAAGATCGTCTACCGTCATTCCGGTTTCCCGGGTGGCCTCAAGGAAGTCCCGATTTCCGTCATGCTCGAGAAGCACCCCGAGCGGGTCATCGAGAAGGCAGTCAAGGGCATGCTTCCCAAGAACACACTGGGACGTGCGATGGGCAAGAAGCTGAAGGTCTATGCCGGGCCCAATCACCGCAACGCCGCCCAGAAGCCCCGTCAGATCACCCTGGAGGGTTAG
- the rpsI gene encoding 30S ribosomal protein S9 → MAENKAIYHGTGRRKTSVARVRIMPGEGTITINSRSAADYFGREALVNYVEQPFRVTETSGRFDVIAKIHGGGVSGQAGALRHGIARALLDAGDEYRGELKKAGLLRRDPRMVERKKYGLKKARKRPQFSKR, encoded by the coding sequence ATGGCAGAGAACAAGGCGATCTACCACGGCACGGGACGCCGCAAGACGTCCGTTGCCCGCGTGCGCATCATGCCGGGCGAAGGAACGATCACCATCAACAGCCGTTCGGCTGCGGACTACTTCGGCCGCGAGGCTCTCGTCAACTACGTCGAGCAGCCCTTCAGGGTCACAGAGACTTCCGGTCGTTTTGACGTTATCGCGAAAATCCACGGCGGCGGCGTTTCCGGACAGGCCGGAGCGCTGCGTCACGGCATCGCGCGTGCACTTCTTGACGCCGGAGACGAGTATCGCGGCGAGCTCAAGAAGGCCGGCCTGCTGCGCCGCGACCCGCGTATGGTCGAGCGCAAGAAGTACGGCCTGAAGAAGGCCCGCAAGCGCCCGCAGTTCTCCAAGCGCTAG